The Candidatus Babeliales bacterium genome includes a region encoding these proteins:
- a CDS encoding tryptophan-rich sensory protein yields MTPRNIWRLIIALILCHGAGIMGVLFTNQQSTWYNLLKKPSFTPPSWIFGPVWSILYTCMAVALYIIWNVGFDSPEGRYALIAFGIQLAANTVWSFLFFKFHLIFVALLDCIVLFVAIIITMNAFAQIEPVAAYFLIPYFVWVGFACVLNMGLWLLNKK; encoded by the coding sequence ATGACACCTCGTAATATCTGGCGCCTTATCATTGCCTTGATACTCTGCCATGGCGCAGGCATCATGGGCGTACTGTTCACCAACCAACAAAGCACCTGGTATAACCTATTAAAAAAACCATCATTTACTCCGCCAAGCTGGATTTTTGGACCTGTCTGGTCCATTTTATATACCTGCATGGCCGTCGCACTATATATCATATGGAACGTCGGCTTTGACTCACCGGAGGGCAGATATGCTTTGATCGCATTTGGCATCCAACTTGCTGCAAACACTGTGTGGTCGTTTCTGTTTTTCAAATTTCATCTGATCTTTGTGGCACTACTTGATTGTATCGTTTTATTCGTAGCCATCATCATAACAATGAACGCATTCGCTCAAATTGAACCAGTTGCCGCATACTTTTTGATTCCCTATTTCGTATGGGTCGGATTCGCGTGTGTCTTAAATATGGGATTATGGTTACTCAATAAAAAGTAA
- a CDS encoding restriction endonuclease, translated as MAKYIVKASGDKELFSAQKFERSLRRAGADKALIKQLTAKVLKQPDLNTTKKIYSYAYKKLKRDYPPIAARYNLKSAIVDLGPTGFPFEYFVAEIFRAKGYTAHVDQVLTGKCVDHEVDIVLEKDNKHFMVECKFHKGRMKSDVKTPLYIKARFDDVTQAQGSKNNKHKLDQAIVVTNTKFTSVADRYGTCAGMQMISWSRPKGATLARMIDEEGLHPITALTSLTNKQKKELIDRGLILCKDIKTNTKLLHAARLSTTKIEQVMNEATSICELGAID; from the coding sequence ATGGCAAAGTACATTGTGAAAGCATCAGGCGACAAAGAACTATTTAGTGCGCAAAAATTTGAGCGATCATTGCGTCGTGCAGGCGCAGACAAAGCACTAATCAAGCAGCTAACCGCTAAGGTCCTGAAGCAACCAGACCTTAATACCACAAAAAAAATCTATTCATACGCATACAAAAAACTCAAACGAGACTACCCACCTATTGCGGCACGGTACAATCTTAAATCGGCAATCGTGGACCTGGGACCAACTGGATTTCCATTCGAGTATTTTGTCGCAGAAATATTTCGAGCGAAAGGCTATACAGCACATGTTGATCAGGTACTTACCGGCAAATGCGTTGATCATGAAGTTGATATTGTGCTCGAGAAGGATAACAAGCATTTCATGGTCGAATGCAAGTTCCACAAAGGTCGCATGAAATCTGACGTCAAAACTCCACTATACATCAAGGCACGATTCGATGACGTCACCCAAGCCCAAGGTTCCAAAAATAACAAGCATAAGCTAGATCAAGCAATTGTTGTTACCAACACAAAGTTCACAAGTGTTGCTGATCGTTATGGAACATGCGCCGGCATGCAGATGATCAGTTGGTCACGACCAAAAGGCGCAACGCTCGCGCGCATGATCGACGAGGAGGGTTTACACCCCATCACGGCGCTTACATCACTTACTAATAAACAAAAGAAAGAGCTCATCGATCGTGGACTGATCTTGTGCAAAGACATTAAAACCAACACAAAACTACTTCATGCAGCACGAC